The following coding sequences are from one Triticum dicoccoides isolate Atlit2015 ecotype Zavitan chromosome 4A, WEW_v2.0, whole genome shotgun sequence window:
- the LOC119289553 gene encoding subtilisin-like protease SBT1.2: MGFLHPFASHVVLFFLFLSSLAFLHGAAADQEEALQTYIVQLHPRGSTGGGESASSDHDWHLAFLAKSVPSSEEQDDKRHMSSSRLLYSYHTVFDGFAARLTAGEAAALRALQGVSSVREDRRVELHTTYSYRFLGLNVCPTGAWARARYGRGVVVGVLDTGVWPESPSFDDRGMPPVPDRWRGVCETGERFNATNCNRKLVGARFYSNGHRANYPTDPSDAAARTREYASPRDAHGHGTHTASTAAGSAVAGASVLGAGAGEARGVAPGAHVAAYKVCWFNGCFSSDILAGMDDAVRDGVDVLSLSLGGFPIPLFEDSIAIGSFRATVRGVSVVSAAGNNGPEPSSVANEAPWMLTVGAATLDRRFPAYVRLGNGRVLYGESMYPGKVGLKNGGKALELFYAAGGSREAMYCMKGSLSAADVAGKMVVCDRGITGRADKGQAVKEAGGAAMVLANSEINRQEDSVDVHVLPATLIGYQEAVELKKYISSTPRPVARIEFGGTRIGRARAPAVALFSARGPSVTSPSVLKPDVIAPGVNIIAAWPGSVGPSGLDGDARRTNFTVLSGTSMACPHVSGIAALVRSAHPSWSPAMVRSAIMTTADVTDRQGKPITDGDGGDRADAFGMGAGHVNPALAVDPGLVYDIEPADYVTHLCTLGYTQREVFKITHSAVDCSELLHENPGFTLNYPSMAVAFKDGGGETSAVLRRTVTNVGAPNSTYTARVGAPPGVKVTVAPTTLAFAEFGEKKSFQVWVDASGAAGRDSGEGYLVWKQRGAGLGRRRTVRSPIAVTWPVE; the protein is encoded by the coding sequence ATGGGTTTCCTCCACCCGTTCGCCTCCCACGtggtgctcttcttcctcttcctctcctcgTTGGCGTTTCTTCATGGCGCCGCCGCGGACCAGGAGGAGGCTCTGCAGACCTACATTGTGCAGCTGCACCCGCGCGGATCTACCGGCGGCGGCGAGTCAGCCTCCTCCGACCACGACTGGCACCTCGCCTTCCTCGCCAAATCCGTGCCTTCTTCCGAGGAGCAAGATGACAAGCGTCACATGTCGTCGTCGCGGCTGCTCTACTCTTACCACACCGTGTTCGACGGCTTCGCGGCGCGGCTcacggccggcgaggcggcggcgctgcgggcGCTGCAGGGCGTCTCGTCGGTGCGGGAGGACCGCCGGGTGGAGCTCCACACCACGTACTCGTACCGGTTCCTCGGCCTAAACGTGTGCCCGACCGGGGCGTGGGCGCGCGCGCGGTATGGCCGCGGCGTGGTGGTCGGGGTGCTCGACACGGGCGTGTGGCCGGAGAGCCCGAGCTTCGACGACCGCGGGATGCCGCCGGTGCCGGACCGGTGGCGGGGCGTGTGCGAGACCGGGGAGCGGTTCAACGCGACCAACTGCAACCGGAAGCTCGTCGGCGCGCGGTTCTACTCCAACGGCCACCGCGCCAACTACCCGACGGACCCGTCGGACGCCGCCGCGCGGACGCGGGAGTACGCTTCGCCACGGGACGCGCACGGGCACGGGACCCACACGGCGTCGACAGCCGCGGGGTCCGCCGTGGCCGGAGCCAGTGTCCTCGGCGCCGGGGCCGGGGAGGCGCGCGGCGTGGCTCCCGGCGCGCACGTCGCCGCGTACAAGGTCTGCTGGTTCAACGGATGCTTCAGCTCCGATATCCTCGCCGGGATGGACGACGCGGTGCGCGACGGCGTCGACGTGCTGTCGCTCTCCCTGGGCGGCTTCCCCATCCCGCTCTTCGAGGACAGCATCGCCATCGGCAGCTTCCGTGCCACGGTGCGCGGCGTCTCCGTCGTCAGCGCCGCCGGCAACAACGGGCCGGAGCCGAGCTCCGTGGCCAACGAAGCGCCCTGGATGCTCACCGTCGGCGCTGCCACACTGGATCGCCGCTTCCCGGCCTACGTCCGGCTCGGCAACGGCCGGGTCCTGTACGGTGAGTCCATGTACCCGGGAAAAGTTGGTTTGAAAAATGGCGGGAAAGCGCTCGAGCTGTTCTACGCCGCCGGTGGGTCCCGGGAagcgatgtactgcatgaagggctCCCTCTCCGCGGCCGACGTCGCCGGGAAGATGGTGGTATGTGACCGCGGCATCACCGGCCGGGCAGACAAAGGCCAAGCGGTGAAAGAAGCGGGCGGCGCGGCCATGGTGCTCGCGAACTCCGAGATCAACCGGCAGGAGGACTCCGTCGATGTGCACGTCCTCCCCGCGACACTCATCGGCTACCAGGAAGCCGTCGAGCTCAAGAAGTACATCAGCTCGACGCCGCGGCCGGTGGCAAGGATCGAGTTCGGCGGCACGCGGATCGGGCGAGCGCGCGCACCGGCGGTGGCGCTGTTCTCGGCGCGAGGGCCGAGCGTGACGAGCCCATCGGTGCTGAAGCCCGACGTGATCGCGCCCGGGGTGAACATCATCGCTGCGTGGCCGGGCAGCGTGGGTCCGTCGGGGCTGGACGGCGACGCGCGGCGGACCAACTTCACGGTGCTGTCGGGGACGTCGATGGCGTGCCCGCACGTGAGCGGCATCGCGGCGCTGGTCAGGTCGGCGCATCCTTCATGGAGCCCGGCGATGGTGCGTTCGGCGATCATGACGACGGCCGACGTGACGGACCGGCAGGGCAAGCCGatcaccgacggcgacggcggcgaccgcGCCGACGCGTTCGGCATGGGCGCGGGGCACGTGAACCCGGCCCTCGCCGTCGACCCAGGCCTCGTCTACGACATCGAGCCGGCCGACTACGTGACGCACCTGTGCACGCTGGGGTACACGCAGAGGGAGGTGTTCAAGATCACGCACAGCGCCGTCGACTGCAGCGAGCTGCTGCACGAGAACCCTGGGTTCACGCTCAACTACCCGTCGATGGCGGTGGCGTTcaaggacggcggcggcgagaccTCGGCGGTGCTCCGGAGGACGGTCACCAACGTGGGCGCGCCCAACTCGACGTACACGGCGCGGGTGGGCGCGCCGCCGGGGGTCAAGGTCACGGTCGCGCCCACGACGCTGGCGTTCGCGGAGTTCGGCGAGAAGAAGAGCTTCCAGGTGTGGGTGGACGCGTCAGGCGCGGCGGGGAGGGACAGCGGGGAGGGGTACCTGGTGTGGAAGCAGCGGGGCGCGGGGCTGGGCAGGCGGCGCACGGTGAGGAGCCCCATTGCCGTGACCTGGCCCGTGGAGTAG